In the genome of Molothrus aeneus isolate 106 chromosome 5, BPBGC_Maene_1.0, whole genome shotgun sequence, one region contains:
- the LOC136556483 gene encoding histone H1.10 codes for MSETAPAAAPAVAAPAAKAAAKKPKKAASGSKARKPAGPSVTELITKAVSASKERKGLSLAALKKALAAGGYDVEKNNSRIKLGLKSLVSKGTLVQTKGTGASGSFRLSKKPGEVKEKAPKKRAAAAKPKKPAAKKPASAAKKPKKAAAVKKSPKKAKKPAAAAAKKAAKSPKKATKAAKPKKAAAAAKSPAKAKAVKPKAAKPKAAKPKAAKAKKAAPKK; via the coding sequence ATGTCGGAgaccgctcccgccgccgctcccgccgtcGCGGCCCCCGCCGCCAAGGCCGCCGCCAAGAAGCCGAAGAAGGCGGCGAGCGGCTCCAAAGCCCGCAAGCCCGCGGGGCCCAGCGTCACCGAGCTGATCACCAAGGCCGTGTCCGCCTCCAAGGAGCGCAAGGGGCTCTCGCTCGCCGCGCTCAAGAAGGCGCTGGCCGCCGGCGGCTACGATGTGGAGAAGAACAACAGCCGCATCAAGCTGGGGCTCAAGAGCCTCGTCAGCAAGGGCACCCTGGTGCAGACCAAGGGCACCGGCGCCTCCGGCTCCTTCCGCCTCAGCAAGAAACCCGGGGAAGTGAAGGAGAAAGCCCCGAAGAAGAGAGCAGCTGCGGCCAAGCCCAAGAAGCCGGCGGCGAAAAAGCCCGCCAGCGCCGCCAAGAAGCCCAAGAAAGCGGCGGCGGTGAAAAAGAGCCCCAAGAAAGCCAAGAAGCCGGCGGCCGCCGCGGCCAAGAAAGCAGCGAAGAGCCCCAAGAAGGCGACAAAGGCTGCCAAGCCTAAAAAAGCGGCGGCAGCAGCCAAGAGCCCGGCTAAAGCGAAAGCGGTGAAGCCCAAAGCAGCCAAGCCCAAGGCGGCCAAGCCGAAAGCGGCCAAGGCGAAGAAGGCAGCGCCGAAGAAATGA
- the LOC136556735 gene encoding histone H2B 1/2/3/4/6: protein MPEPAKSAPAPKKGSKKAVTKTQKKGDKKRKKSRKESYSIYVYKVLKQVHPDTGISSKAMGIMNSFVNDIFERIAGEASRLAHYNKRSTITSREIQTAVRLLLPGELAKHAVSEGTKAVTKYTSSK, encoded by the coding sequence ATGCCCGAGCCGGCCAAGTCCGCCCCCGCGCCCAAGAAGGGCTCCAAGAAAGCCGTCACCAAGACGCAGAAGAAGGGCGACAAGAAGCGTAAGAAGAGCCGCAAGGAGAGCTACTCCATCTACGTGTACAAGGTGCTGAAGCAGGTGCACCCCGACACGGGCATCTCGTCCAAGGCCATGGGCATCATGAACTCCTTCGTCAACGACATCTTCGAGCGCATCGCGGGCGAGGCCTCGCGCCTGGCGCACTACAACAAGCGCTCCACCATCACCTCGCGGGAGATCCAGACGGCCGTGCGCCTGCTGCTGCCCGGCGAGCTGGCCAAGCACGCCGTGTCCGAGGGCACCAAGGCTGTCACCAAGTACACCAGCTCCAAGTAG
- the LOC136557012 gene encoding histone H2A.J — protein sequence MSGRGKQGGKVRAKAKSRSSRAGLQFPVGRVHRLLRKGNYAERVGAGAPVYMAAVLEYLTAEILELAGNAARDNKKTRIIPRHLQLAIRNDEELNKLLGKVTIAQGGVLPNIQAVLLPKKTESHKAKSK from the coding sequence ATGTCCGGCCGCGGAAAACAGGGGGGTAAGGTCCGAGCCAAGGCCAAGTCGCGCTCGTCGCGGGCTGGGCTGCAGTTCCCTGTCGGCCGTGTCCATCGGCTTCTCCGGAAAGGTAACTACGCGGAGCGGGTGGGCGCTGGAGCTCCCGTCTACATGGCGGCCGTGCTGGAGTACCTGACGGCCGAGATCCTGGAGCTGGCGGGCAACGCGGCCCGCGACAACAAGAAGACGCGCATCATCCCCCGCCACCTGCAGCTCGCCATCCGCAACGACGAGGAGCTCAACAAGCTGCTGGGCAAGGTGACGATCGCGCAGGGCGGCGTGCTGCCCAACATCCAGGCCGTGCTGCTGCCCAAGAAGACGGAGAGTCACAAAGCCAAGAGCAAGTAA
- the LOC136556983 gene encoding histone H4: MSGRGKGGKGLGKGGAKRHRKVLRDNIQGITKPAIRRLARRGGVKRISGLIYEETRGVLKVFLENVIRDAVTYTEHAKRKTVTAMDVVYALKRQGRTLYGFGG; encoded by the coding sequence ATGTCTGGCCGGGGCAAGGGCGGTAAGGGGCTCGGCAAGGGCGGCGCCAAGCGCCACCGCAAGGTGCTGCGCGACAACATCCAGGGCATCACCAAGCCGGCCATCCGCCGCCTGGCTCGGCGCGGCGGCGTCAAGCGCATCTCGGGGCTCATCTACGAGGAGACGCGCGGTGTGCTCAAGGTGTTCCTGGAGAACGTCATCCGCGACGCCGTCACCTACACGGAGCACGCCAAGAGGAAGACGGTCACGGCCATGGATGTGGTCTACGCCCTCAAGCGCCAGGGTCGTACTCTCTACGGCTTCGGCGGCTAA
- the LOC136556908 gene encoding histone H3: MARTKQTARKSTGGKAPRKQLATKAARKSAPATGGVKKPHRYRPGTVALREIRRYQKSTELLIRKLPFQRLVREIAQDFKTDLRFQSSAVMALQEASEAYLVGLFEDTNLCAIHAKRVTIMPKDIQLARRIRGERA, from the coding sequence ATGGCGCGCACGAAGCAGACGGCGCGGAAGTCGACGGGCGGCAAGGCGCCCCGCAAGCAGCTGGCCACCAAGGCTGCCCGCAAGAGCGCGCCGGCCACGGGCGGCGTCAAGAAGCCGCACCGCTACCGGCCCGGCACGGTGGCGCTGCGCGAGATCCGGCGCTACCAGAAGTCCACGGAGCTGCTGATCCGCAAGCTGCCCTTCCAGCGGCTGGTGCGCGAGATCGCGCAGGACTTCAAGACCGACCTGCGCTTCCAGAGCTCGGCCGTCATGGCGCTGCAGGAGGCCAGCGAGGCCTACCTGGTGGGTCTCTTCGAGGACACCAACCTGTGCGCCATCCACGCCAAGCGCGTCACCATCATGCCCAAGGACATCCAGCTGGCCCGCCGCATCCGCGGAGAGCGCgcctga
- the LOC136556960 gene encoding histone H4, producing the protein MSGRGKGGKGLGKGGAKRHRKVLRDNIQGITKPAIRRLARRGGVKRISGLIYEETRGVLKVFLENVIRDAVTYTEHAKRKTVTAMDVVYALKRQGRTLYGFGG; encoded by the coding sequence ATGTCTGGTCGAGGCAAGGGCGGCAAGGGGCTCGGCAAGGGCGGCGCTAAGCGCCACCGCAAGGTGCTGCGCGACAACATCCAGGGCATCACCAAGCCGGCCATCCGCCGCCTGGCTCGGCGCGGCGGCGTCAAGCGCATCTCGGGGCTCATCTACGAGGAGACGCGCGGTGTGCTCAAGGTGTTCCTGGAGAACGTCATCCGCGACGCCGTCACCTACACGGAGCACGCCAAGAGGAAGACGGTCACGGCCATGGACGTGGTCTACGCTCTCAAGCGCCAGGGTCGCACTCTCTACGGCTTCGGCGGCTAA
- the LOC136556842 gene encoding histone H2A-IV produces the protein MSGRGKQGGKARAKAKSRSSRAGLQFPVGRVHRLLRKGNYAERVGAGAPVYLAAVLEYLTAEILELAGNAARDNKKTRIIPRHLQLAIRNDEELNKLLGKVTIAQGGVLPNIQAVLLPKKTDSHKAKAK, from the coding sequence ATGTCCGGGCGCGGGAAGCAGGGCGGCAAGGCGCGGGCCAAGGCCAAGTCGCGCTCGTCGCGGGCCGGGCTGCAGTTCCCCGTGGGCCGCGTGCACCGGCTGCTGCGCAAGGGCAACTACGCGGAGCGCGTGGGCGCCGGCGCGCCGGTGTACCTGGCGGCCGTGCTGGAGTACCTGACGGCCGAGATCCTGGAGCTGGCGGGCAACGCGGCCCGCGACAACAAGAAGACGCGCATCATCCCCCGCCACCTGCAGCTCGCCATCCGCAACGACGAGGAGCTCAACAAGCTGCTGGGCAAGGTGACGATCGCGCAGGGCGGCGTGCTGCCCAACATCCAGGCCGTGCTGCTGCCCAAGAAGACCGACAGCCACAAGGCGAAAGCCAAGTAA
- the LOC136556843 gene encoding histone H2B 8: protein MPEPAKSAPAPKKGSKKAVTKTQKKGDKKRRKTRKESYSIYVYKVLKQVHPDTGISSKAMGIMNSFVNDIFERIAGEASRLAHYNKRSTITSREIQTAVRLLLPGELAKHAVSEGTKAVTKYTSSK, encoded by the coding sequence ATGCCGGAACCAGCTAAATCTGCTCCCGCTCCCAAGAAAGGCTCTAAGAAAGCTGTCACCAAGACTCAAAAGAAAGGTGACAAGAAGCGTAGAAAGACTAGGAAAGAGAGCTACTCCATCTACGTGTACAAGGTGCTGAAGCAGGTGCACCCCGACACGGGCATCTCGTCCAAGGCCATGGGCATCATGAACTCCTTCGTCAACGACATCTTCGAGCGCATCGCGGGCGAGGCCTCGCGCCTGGCGCACTACAACAAGCGCTCCACCATCACCTCGCGGGAGATCCAGACGGCCGTGCGCCTGCTGCTGCCCGGCGAGCTGGCCAAGCACGCCGTGTCCGAGGGCACCAAGGCTGTCACCAAGTACACCAGCTCCAAGTAG
- the LOC136556841 gene encoding histone H3 produces MARTKQTARKSTGGKAPRKQLATKAARKSAPATGGVKKPHRYRPGTVALREIRRYQKSTELLIRKLPFQRLVREIAQDFKTDLRFQSSAVMALQEASEAYLVGLFEDTNLCAIHAKRVTIMPKDIQLARRIRGERA; encoded by the coding sequence ATGGCGCGTACGAAGCAGACGGCGCGGAAGTCGACGGGCGGCAAGGCGCCCCGTAAGCAGCTGGCCACCAAGGCTGCCCGCAAGAGCGCGCCGGCCACGGGCGGCGTCAAGAAGCCGCACCGCTACCGGCCCGGCACGGTGGCGCTGCGCGAGATCCGGCGCTACCAGAAGTCCACGGAGCTGCTGATCCGCAAGCTGCCCTTCCAGCGGCTGGTGCGCGAGATCGCGCAGGACTTCAAGACCGACCTGCGCTTCCAGAGCTCGGCCGTCATGGCGCTGCAGGAGGCCAGCGAGGCCTACCTGGTGGGGCTCTTCGAGGACACCAACCTGTGCGCCATCCACGCCAAGCGCGTCACCATCATGCCCAAGGACATCCAGCTGGCCCGACGCATCCGCGGAGAGCGCGCCTGA